The nucleotide sequence GAAGCGTGTCCGTCCCGCTCCGTCACGGCGTTCATACAGAAATGCATGCCGTAGACCATGTAGACGTACGCGTGGCCCGGAGGTCCGAACATGACCTTCGTCCGCTCGGTAAATCCGCGGGAGGAATGCGCCGCAAGATCGTGGGGTCCCACATATGCTTCAACCTCCACTATCCTGCCGACGCGCGCAGCTCCGTTCGTCGAGCGAACCAGGTGTTTCCCGAGCAATTCCCTTGCTACTTCGACCGTGTCCCGGTCGTAAAATTCACGAGGAAGTTTCAGCATGCCTGCATGCAAGGCGAAAACGGCTGATATTCAATCGAGGTCGATGTCGCGCACCGGTTTGGGGGCCGGCTCATCCTTGGACTTTTCGAGGAATTCCTTGAACTTCTTCTCCATCGTTTCGCCTCGCCCCTTATCCGATTCGACGATCTGCTTGTATTTCTCGTGGATTCGGGACGTTTCCTCGCGGAGAACCTGATGGGCGTCCGACAGGGACGCTTCCTTGCGTGGGTTGACGGGCTGGCGGCTTTCCAGGACAATTCCACGGGCGGCGTCGATCGACAGGCGCGCCCCGCAGCACGGGCAATCCACCTGGACCGTCGAGCTGTTTCCGGCAGAATCGGTCATCTTCGATTCCCCTCCACAACGGACATATTATATGATAGCAGTATAATTGTTTACCCGCGGAATCTCCTGCGCCCAGCAGGCAAATCAACCTGACAGCTCTGAGGAGGTGGCGATGATCGAAGCGTATCTTAAGGAGGAGAAGGAGCGCGCCGGACTGGGGATTCCCCCCCTGCCGCTCAATCCGGAACAGACCGCCGGTCTGTGCAAACTGCTCCAGAAACCGCCGAAGGGGAAGGAGGAGTTTCTCCTCGGACTGCTGAAAAACCGCGTATCACCGGGCGTCGACCCAGCCGCGAAAGTGAAAGCCGAATTCCTTGCGGGAATCGTCTCCGGAAAGATCAAATCGCCGCTTGTCGGCCCGCAGGACGCCATTGCGATCTTAGGCACGATGCTCGGCGGCTATAACGTGGCCCCGCTCGTAGCGGCTCTCAAGAACAAAAAGCTTGCGGGAGATGCGGCAAAGGCGCTGTCCGGGATCACCCTGGTGTACGACGCATTCGAGGACGTCGCAGAGCTTGCCAAAGCGAAGAACGAGGCAGCTCTCAAGGTAATGAAGTCATGGGCCGAGGCGGAATGGTTCACCTCACGCCCGGGCGTGCCGGAAACGATCGAGGTCAAGGTCTTCAAGGTCGAAGGCGAGATCAACACGGACGACTTCTCCCCTGCCGGCGATGCCTGGAGCCGCCCGGACATCCCGCTTCACGCGCTTGCCATGGGAAAGACCCGCTTCAAGAGCGGGCTGGACACGATCGCCGGGTTCCGCAAGGAAGGCGCCCGGGTCGCCTTCGCAGGCGACGTGGTCGGCACCGGCTCCTCCCGCAAGTCCGCATGCAACAGCGTGCTTTGGCACATCGGCGAGGAAATCCCTTGCGTGCCCAACAAAAAGACCCGCGGCGTAATCATCGGCGGCGTCATTGCGCCGATCTTCTTCAACACCGCCGAGGACTCCGGGGCGCTTCCGATAAAGGCCGACGTGACAGCCATGAAGACCGGCGACACGATCGTCATAGACACGAAGAACGGCGTCATCAAGGACAGCTCCGGAAACGTCCTTTCCAAATTCACGCTGTCCCCGAACACGCTGGCGGACGAATTCCGGGCAGGCGGCCGCATTCCGCTCATCATAGGAAAAGCTCTCACCGTGAAGGCCCGCAAGGCCCTCAAGATGAAACCCTCCACGATCTTCACGCAGCCGGACAACCCGGTGCCGAAACCGAAGCAGGCGTATTCGCTGGCGCAGAAGATCGTCGGCGCGGCATGCGGCCTTCCGGGCGTACTTCCGGGGACCGCCTGCACGCCGAAGATGACCACGGTCGGCTCGCAGGACACGACCGGCCCGATGACCGCCGACGAACTGAAGGAGCTTGCGTGCCTTAAATTCCAGGCGCCCATGTTCATGCAGTCGTTCTGCCACACGGCGGCGTATCCGAAGCCGGCCGACGTCAAGATGCACAAGAACCTGCCGTCCTTCGTATCCGCAAGGGGCGGCGTGGCGCTTCGCCCCGGCGACGGCGTCATCCACTCCTGGCTCAACCGCCTGCTCGTGCCCGATACGGTCGGCACGGGCGGCGATTCCCACACCAGGTTCCCGATCGGCATTTCGTTCCCTGCAGGGTCCGGACTCGTCGCCTTCGCCGGCGCGCTCGGATTCATGCCGCTCGACATGCCGGAATCGGTGCTCGTGCGTTTCTCCGGAAAGCTCAACCCCGGCATCACGCTTCGCGATGTTGTCAATTCGATCCCGTTCTACGCCATCAGGAAGGGGCTTCTCACGGTTCCTAAAAAGAACAAGGTCAACGTCTTCAACGGCCGCATTCTCGAAATGGAAGGGCTGCCCGACCTGACCGTGGAGCAGGCTTTCGAGCTGACCGACGCAGCCGCCGAGCGTTCCGCAGCCGCCGGATGCATCCAGCTCTCCGGGAAATCGGTCGCGACGTTCCTTCGCTCGAACATCGCGCTGATGAAGAAGATGATCGCCGACGGGTACTCCGACGCGCAGACGCTCGCGAACCGCATCAAGGCCGTCGAGAAGTGGCTCAAGAAGCCATCCCTCCTCAAGGCCGACAGGGGCGCCGGATATGCGGCGGTGATCGAGATCGACCTCGCGGAGATCACCGAGCCGATCCTTGCCTGCCCGAACGATCCTGACGACGTTAAGCTGCTGTCGGAAGTCGCGGGCGACTCGATCCAGGACGTCTTCATCGGTTCATGCATGGTCAACATCGGCCATTTCCGCGCAGCCGGCGAAGTCTGGCGAGGCCGCAAGTTCAACCCCAACGTCCGCACATGGATCTGCCCGCCCACAAGGATGGACCAGGCGCAGTTGAAGGACGAGGCGTACTTCTCCGTCTACAGCGCCGTCGGCGCCAGGATAGAGATAGCGGGCTGCTCGCTTTGCATGGGAAACCAGGCGCGGGTGCCCGAAAAGTCCAACGTGTTCTCCACCTCGACGCGGAATTTCGACGACAGGATGGGCGACGGGGCGAGGGTGTACCTCGGCTCGGCGGAACTCGGCGCGGTTACCGCCGTGCTTGGACGGCTTCCGCAGCCCGCGGAATACTTCCAGGTTTTCAGCGAGAAGATCGAGCCGAACCAGGGGAAGATCTACAAGTACCTCCAGTTCGACGAGATGCCCGCGTACAGTTAAGCCGCGGCGATTACAGGCACGTCGAAGGGGTTACGGTTATGTGCCGTAACCCCTTTTTTTTTCACAATATTTGGCCATTCAAAACAGTATTTTGCTTCCCGGTGAAGTTTTATTCGATGGATTCGCTGTCCTGAACCGGAACCCCCCGTGGATTAAAGATTTTTTCATACATACCGATTAAAGGGGGGTGAAGCGATATATTCTTATCTGTTTATATACTCGGGTCCGAAAATTTCCACGCGGGGGTTTCTTATGAAAAATATCTTGTTGTTGGCATTTGCAGGCCTGTTGATCCTTGCCGGAGTAAGCGAGGCCGACGCAGGCATGGACGGTGAAATATTGCTCGGAATGGCCAATGCCCAGTCCGGCCCGGCCTCCGGTCTCGGGAAAGGCATGCGCACGGGCGCCGAAGCGGTCTTCAAGGAGATCAACGCGAAGGGAGGGATCCACGGCCGCTCCGTGAAATTGATCGTGCAGGACGACGGATACGAACCCGAGAAATCGATCGATGCGACGCTCAAGCTGATCGAAGAGAACAAGGTCTTCTGCCTTTTCGGGTACGTGGGAACCCCCACCGCCAACGCAGTCGTCCCCATCGTCAAGGAAACCCATGTCCCCCTTGTTGGTCTTTTCACCGGCGCCATGTCGCTGCGCAATCCGGTCGTCCCGGAGGTGATCAATTTCCGTGCAAGCTATGACGACGAAGCCGAGAAGCTCGTCGACCACTTCGTAAAATCGTTCGACGCGAAAAAGTTCGCAGTCTTCTACCAGGACGACGGGTTCGGCCTGGCGGTCCTCTCGGGCACGGAAAAAGCCCTCGCCCGCCGGAAGATATCCGTCACTGCGAAAGGGATGTTCCAGAGAAATACGACGGCGGTCAAGACGGGCCTCGCGGCGGTCGCCGCATCGGAGCCGGACGTGGTCATCATGGTCGGCCCCTATGCGCCTCTCTCCGCCTTCGTAAAGGATGCGAAGGCCGCGGGGCTCAAGGCGCGGCTTGCGACCGTATCCTTCGTGGGAACCGAGAACCTCGTGGCCGCGGTCGGACGTGACGGCGACGGGGTCGTCATATCGCAGGTCGTCCCGTTTCCCGAGGATTTGTCCACGCCGATCACGAAAGAATGCAGCGACCTCCTCGGAAAGCACGCCCCCGGAGAGAAGCTGGGATTCGTGAATTTCGAGGGATGCGTCACGGCCAAGCTCATGGCGCTCGGACTGGAAAAAGCGGGCAAGGATCCGGGCAGGGACGCCCTCCTGAAGTCGTTCGAAGGAATGAACAACGTGGATATCGGCGGGATCGTCATTTCGATGAACGCCGGCGACCACCAGGCGTCCGACTCCGTATTCCTCACGGAGATCCGGAACGGAGCCATATCCATTATCGGACGTTGACGGCCGCAACGGCCTTTCGGGAAACGTGAAATGACGATACGCGGGAAACTGATTGCGGGTGTCGCGGCGACTTCCATCGCCATCGCCGTGATAGCGGCGGCGAGCACGTCGGCCATTCTCAAAATACGAGATGCCGTCGGACTGCTGACCGATCGCTCCACCCCGCTACAGATCAAGACAGTGTCGCTACAGCAGACGGTCGAAAAGCTTTCCGCCGATTTCCTGCGGCTCGGGATGGCCGCCGAGCAGAACGAGATCCGGGAGCTTTCCTCCTCAATCGACTCCCACATCGGCTCCATCGAGAAGGTCAACGCTGAAATCCGCGAGTTGAGCACCGAGGGCGCACAGGCCGATCCCCGGCTTTTCAGGGACGTTCACCGTGACGTGCTTTCGGCGGTCGAGACGCGGCGCGCGAACGTCGCAATTTACAGGCAGCGGGTCGGACAGGTCAACGAGGGACTGGCGCGGATAGAGGCGAACCTTGCGGGCATCGGGGAAACGATACGAAAGCTGAACGCCCACGCCGACGAAACCATGGAAAAAGCCCAGGCGGGGAACAACCAGATCACCGCCGATATCAAGACCCTCCTCACCCTCCAGGCAAAGCTCAAGGACGCAGCGGCGATCATCAACGAATTCGAGGCGGTCCGAAGCAAGTACAAATTCGGGCCGATGCGCGAGAAACTACGGTCAGTCATAGATTCCATCGAATCGGTCTGCGCCGCGCAATGCTCGCACACCGCCGTAAAGGTGATCCGCACCGCCGTTCCCGAACTGCAGAGCGGAGGGACGGCGCTTATAAAGCTTCGTGAAGATGTTTTATCGGGAAGGGCGCATGAGGACGCGTACGCCTCGTCCAAGCGCGATCTCCTCTCCCGGTTCGCGGAGCACGGAAACCGGATCGCCGAAGCGACCGACTCCCTCGAAATCTCCACTCTCAAAGGAAGGGAGAGGATGAGCCAGTCCCGCCGCCTGCTGGACGGGGCGACATCCATCGCAAGCTCGGGGAACGCGATCGGCATAGACGTGAAGGAGCTCGCGTCGTCCGCCCGTCTCGTCATGCTCGCCTCCTCTGCGGCGGAGATCGACAGGCGGTCCCGGGACATAAAGGCGACCACGGACCGGATCGGCAAGCAGGTCGCCCGGATGAAGGAGGCCATACGCGGCTCTTCACAGGAACAACTGCTCGGCGGGGCCGACTCCATCGGCCGTGAGATGAAGACCGTCGAGGGGCTCATGGACGGGATCGTCGCCGCGAAACGGAAAGTGATATCCAGCGACGAAGCATTCCATGGGTCCGTGGCGCGCATCATGACCGTCAGCGGCGAGCAGTCCCGGAAGGCGGGGGACCAGGTGCGGGCAACATCCGAAACGCAGAAGGAAGTCGTGGCCGGCGTAAACAGCAAGGTTCGGACCTCGCTCGCGCTCATCCTCGCCTTGTCCGGCGCCGTGGTGGCGGTATCGGTCGTGGCCGGAAGCCGGATGGTCGTTTCCATTTCCAAGCCGATCCGGGAGACTGTCGAAGTCATCGGCGCGCTCGGAAACGGGGACCTTACGCGCAAGACGGAGATCAGGACCGGGGACGAAATCGGCATGGTCGGGAGAAGCGTCAACGGACTGGTCGAAAAGCTGCATTCGGGAATGTCGCAGGTCTCGGAGAAGTCGGACGTAGTCGTCTCGTCCGCCCACGAGCTCTCCTCGACCGCGGAACAACTCTCCAAACGCGCGCAGGCGCAGTACGACGAGGTGAAATCGCTTGCGGCATCCGCCGAGGAGATTTCCGCCGTCACATCGAACATGACGAAAAACGCCGAGTCGTCCGTCCGTTTCGCCGAGGAAACTAGGAAAGTCGCCTTCGCGGGGGACGAAACCGTCCGAGGCGCCGTCGACGGGGTCGGACAGGCGGCAGGGTCCCTTGCCGAGATCGCCTCGTCGATCGACTCGCTGAAGAATGATTCCGGTCGGATCGGAGAGATCGCGGCGTTCATCAAGGAGGTCACCGAGCAGATCAACCTGCTCTCACTGAACGCGGCGATCGAGGCGGCGCGCGCAGGCGATGCGGGCCGCGGCTTCGCGGTCGTGGCCGACTCGGTCCGGCAACTGGCCGACAAGACGGCTACCGCGGCGGAACAGATCGGCGGCGTAATCGCGTCGATCCACAAGGGCGTCTCGAGATCCGCGGCGGTCGCGGACCACGGGCGGAAGGAAATGGCCAGGGTCGTCGAACGGGCGAACCTTGCGGGCGCATCGCTCCGTGAAATAGTGGGAAAGGTCGAACGCCAGGCCGAGCTTATCCGGCAGATGGCGACCGCATCGGCCGAACAGTCGACCACCGTGGAAACGATGGCTGCAAACATCACCCGGGCCGCGGATATTTCCAGGGAATTCGTATCCGCAAGCTCGCAAATCTCCAGCACCGGAGACGATCTGAACCGGGTCGCCGTCGATCTACAGGGAATCGTCCGGCAATACAAGCTGTGAAGGACCTATCGCCGTCCTTCCGGCGGCGCTCGTCATTATCGCCATCGCCATCGTGATCTCTATTCTGTTTGTCGGCGCAAAGGCCGCGCCGCGTCGTCTTCCCCGAACCGCCAGACGATCGCGCAGAGAACGCCGGTTCCGAATCCCGCCATGTTCCCCGCAAGGGAGAGCGCCGCGGGGTTGAGGAATTCCATGACCGGGTTCGCATCCATCGCGAGGAAGAACGCGACGATTACCCACGCGCAGGCGAAAAGGTAGGCGGGAAGACACGCAAGCCGCCCCATCCCGTACATCCTGATCGAAACGTTGGGAAAAAACACGAGATAAGCCCCGAGTATTCCGGCGACCGACCCCGCCGATCCCTGCGAAGGAGGTCCGCCCGCCTTCCCCCACAGCACGTGGGCGACTCCGGCTACGACGCCGCAGAAAAGGAAGAGCGTAAAGAACGGGATCTTCCCCATCCTCTCCTCTACGTTTTCCCCGAGGACGAAAAGGAAAAGCGAACCCGCCGCCAGAGGAAGAAATCCGGCGTGGAAGAAGGGGGCGAAAAGAAGGGGAAGCTTCGGAACGCCCGCGAATCCGGTCCCGGACGGCAAACCGGGCAGGCCGCCGGGCAGCGTGAGGGGCGAACCCGTGACCTGCCCGATTGCGTAAAGAAAAACAAACACAAGGATCAGCGAATAGCTCGCCAGGGGCAAAGCTCCCGGTTCGGAGGCATCAGTGGCAAGCGGAACGACAATG is from Deltaproteobacteria bacterium and encodes:
- a CDS encoding DNA-3-methyladenine glycosylase, translating into MLKLPREFYDRDTVEVARELLGKHLVRSTNGAARVGRIVEVEAYVGPHDLAAHSSRGFTERTKVMFGPPGHAYVYMVYGMHFCMNAVTERDGHASAVLLRAIEPVRNVEGRTQGPGLLCRAMGIDKRLNGHDLTGDEFFIAEPEEPGPLTVVRRPRVGVDYAGAWAKRRLRFYIRGNPFVSRI
- a CDS encoding bifunctional aconitate hydratase 2/2-methylisocitrate dehydratase — protein: MIEAYLKEEKERAGLGIPPLPLNPEQTAGLCKLLQKPPKGKEEFLLGLLKNRVSPGVDPAAKVKAEFLAGIVSGKIKSPLVGPQDAIAILGTMLGGYNVAPLVAALKNKKLAGDAAKALSGITLVYDAFEDVAELAKAKNEAALKVMKSWAEAEWFTSRPGVPETIEVKVFKVEGEINTDDFSPAGDAWSRPDIPLHALAMGKTRFKSGLDTIAGFRKEGARVAFAGDVVGTGSSRKSACNSVLWHIGEEIPCVPNKKTRGVIIGGVIAPIFFNTAEDSGALPIKADVTAMKTGDTIVIDTKNGVIKDSSGNVLSKFTLSPNTLADEFRAGGRIPLIIGKALTVKARKALKMKPSTIFTQPDNPVPKPKQAYSLAQKIVGAACGLPGVLPGTACTPKMTTVGSQDTTGPMTADELKELACLKFQAPMFMQSFCHTAAYPKPADVKMHKNLPSFVSARGGVALRPGDGVIHSWLNRLLVPDTVGTGGDSHTRFPIGISFPAGSGLVAFAGALGFMPLDMPESVLVRFSGKLNPGITLRDVVNSIPFYAIRKGLLTVPKKNKVNVFNGRILEMEGLPDLTVEQAFELTDAAAERSAAAGCIQLSGKSVATFLRSNIALMKKMIADGYSDAQTLANRIKAVEKWLKKPSLLKADRGAGYAAVIEIDLAEITEPILACPNDPDDVKLLSEVAGDSIQDVFIGSCMVNIGHFRAAGEVWRGRKFNPNVRTWICPPTRMDQAQLKDEAYFSVYSAVGARIEIAGCSLCMGNQARVPEKSNVFSTSTRNFDDRMGDGARVYLGSAELGAVTAVLGRLPQPAEYFQVFSEKIEPNQGKIYKYLQFDEMPAYS
- a CDS encoding ABC transporter substrate-binding protein, which encodes MKNILLLAFAGLLILAGVSEADAGMDGEILLGMANAQSGPASGLGKGMRTGAEAVFKEINAKGGIHGRSVKLIVQDDGYEPEKSIDATLKLIEENKVFCLFGYVGTPTANAVVPIVKETHVPLVGLFTGAMSLRNPVVPEVINFRASYDDEAEKLVDHFVKSFDAKKFAVFYQDDGFGLAVLSGTEKALARRKISVTAKGMFQRNTTAVKTGLAAVAASEPDVVIMVGPYAPLSAFVKDAKAAGLKARLATVSFVGTENLVAAVGRDGDGVVISQVVPFPEDLSTPITKECSDLLGKHAPGEKLGFVNFEGCVTAKLMALGLEKAGKDPGRDALLKSFEGMNNVDIGGIVISMNAGDHQASDSVFLTEIRNGAISIIGR
- a CDS encoding methyl-accepting chemotaxis protein, producing MTIRGKLIAGVAATSIAIAVIAAASTSAILKIRDAVGLLTDRSTPLQIKTVSLQQTVEKLSADFLRLGMAAEQNEIRELSSSIDSHIGSIEKVNAEIRELSTEGAQADPRLFRDVHRDVLSAVETRRANVAIYRQRVGQVNEGLARIEANLAGIGETIRKLNAHADETMEKAQAGNNQITADIKTLLTLQAKLKDAAAIINEFEAVRSKYKFGPMREKLRSVIDSIESVCAAQCSHTAVKVIRTAVPELQSGGTALIKLREDVLSGRAHEDAYASSKRDLLSRFAEHGNRIAEATDSLEISTLKGRERMSQSRRLLDGATSIASSGNAIGIDVKELASSARLVMLASSAAEIDRRSRDIKATTDRIGKQVARMKEAIRGSSQEQLLGGADSIGREMKTVEGLMDGIVAAKRKVISSDEAFHGSVARIMTVSGEQSRKAGDQVRATSETQKEVVAGVNSKVRTSLALILALSGAVVAVSVVAGSRMVVSISKPIRETVEVIGALGNGDLTRKTEIRTGDEIGMVGRSVNGLVEKLHSGMSQVSEKSDVVVSSAHELSSTAEQLSKRAQAQYDEVKSLAASAEEISAVTSNMTKNAESSVRFAEETRKVAFAGDETVRGAVDGVGQAAGSLAEIASSIDSLKNDSGRIGEIAAFIKEVTEQINLLSLNAAIEAARAGDAGRGFAVVADSVRQLADKTATAAEQIGGVIASIHKGVSRSAAVADHGRKEMARVVERANLAGASLREIVGKVERQAELIRQMATASAEQSTTVETMAANITRAADISREFVSASSQISSTGDDLNRVAVDLQGIVRQYKL
- a CDS encoding rhomboid family intramembrane serine protease; protein product: MRRIVSGGKEIDLCSSCGAIWFDYGEIRELTGGRLNAAAETPGKSGTAISRMRAAAAVSRCPRCEESLTAVDFQATGIPVLHCAACEGILASRESASGIRAKFRFLRENEARYAALGETLAGESRRIMEKKYGTGNAGNPVGAGIPLPIVVPLATDASEPGALPLASYSLILVFVFLYAIGQVTGSPLTLPGGLPGLPSGTGFAGVPKLPLLFAPFFHAGFLPLAAGSLFLFVLGENVEERMGKIPFFTLFLFCGVVAGVAHVLWGKAGGPPSQGSAGSVAGILGAYLVFFPNVSIRMYGMGRLACLPAYLFACAWVIVAFFLAMDANPVMEFLNPAALSLAGNMAGFGTGVLCAIVWRFGEDDAARPLRRQTE